A region from the Vicia villosa cultivar HV-30 ecotype Madison, WI linkage group LG3, Vvil1.0, whole genome shotgun sequence genome encodes:
- the LOC131593192 gene encoding uncharacterized protein LOC131593192, producing the protein MSERLKHRPQTVPEVHFKQLISYWKNNNIQKISKINAVNRAKQKYMHRMGPTNFARIRAKLRAKKEDGKEVSQAEMFIETRQSRKGKQPDEETSSVISKLQESVQNSTESETFNSLFGKEKSGRVRCYGRTITPTMLKRKEEILVIKRQHNDEVAGMKREMDGMKALFKTMMKQQNPHMSDDEISNLMASAMGCSISSTAAPADPHSSASTHIPHCEQGGEEADCDEDMEEACDDHEDVEGGYAEDVEEGGCSEDVEEEQGEDQEE; encoded by the exons ATGAGTGAAAGATTGAAGCATCGTCCCCAGACCGTACCTGAAGTTCATTTCAAGCAATTGATATCCTATTGGAAGAACAATAACATCCAA AAAATTAGCAAAATCAATGCTGTGAACAGAGCTAAGCAAAAGTATATGCATCGGATGGGCCCAACAAACTTTGCGAGGATTCGTGCAAAACTG CGTGCTAAGAAAGAGGACGGAAAGGAAGTTAGCCAGGCAGAGATGTTCATTGAGACTCGACAAAGTCGAAAAGGAAAACAGCCGGATGAGGAAACTTCAAGTGTAATT tctaagcttcaagaatcagtTCAGAATTCAACTGAATCTGAGACATTTAACTCCTTGTTTGGGAAAGAAAAATCTGGACGAGTTCGTTGCTATGGAAGAACAATAACACCTACCATgcttaaaagaaaagaagaaattctGGTTATTAAAAGGCAACATAATGATGAAGTGGCTGGCATGAAGAGGGAGATGGATGGTATGAAGGCGCTATTTAAGACAATGATGAAGCAACAAAACCCACATATGAGCGACGACGAGATCTCTAATTTGATGGCAAGTGCTATGGGCTGTTCCATTAGTTCTACTGCTGCTCCTGCTGATCCACATTCGTCTGCATCAACTCATATTCCGCATTGCGAACAG GGTGGAGAGGAAGCAGATTGTGATGAAGATATGGAAGAAGCTTGTGATGATCATGAAGATGTGGAAGGAGGTTATGCTGAAGATgttgaagaaggtggttgttcagaagatgtggaagaagagCAAGGAGAAGATCAAGAAGAATAG
- the LOC131659639 gene encoding uncharacterized protein LOC131659639 — protein sequence MVNNNNREGTSKVGIRPPFVHASRELFNLSKFETAASKIDSSADVFYPTKMRTRQTTPRKVGAECTDSRTMQQVNPKTGPEIASRTRQQLAKKTGPEIVDSRTRQQQGNDKQNPSSASAKQPQGSAKQQQVSSAKQVSSAKQQVSSAKQQASSANQKRPSIASQQLPSSAKQNTSTAKQQPKEKRVADTADSRSNQNRMKRAMIEVDGNSGTGQGSGLKKTKRSPMCKSTSIEEFLKENGENSEEDECENLEEEENMMGEEENTQQNGSKQTEGASKKRTRGPTKCLKIHARKSADREEVVLDDDGEPIGPNDRTVTDLSCFLGTVARNSDLCPLVFTNFKALKKANKDRIWEFVTDKFIIPENGRRAVFSRINDA from the exons ATGGTAAATAATAATAACCGTGAAGGAACTAGTAAAGTGGGCATCCGACCTCCTTTTGTGCATGCATCTAGGGAACTATTCAACTTATCTAAGTTTGAAACTGCTGCTTCAAAGATTGATAGTTCGGCCGATGTGTTTTATCCAACCAAAATGAGGACAAGGCAGACAACTCCCAGAAAAGTAGGGGCTGAATGTACTGATTCAAGGACCATGCAGCAAGTGAATCCCAAAACAGGGCCTGAAATTGCTTCAAGGACCAGGCAGCAACTTGCTAAAAAAACAGGGCCTGAAATTGTTGATTCAAGGACCAGGCAGCAGCAAGGAAATGATAAGCAGAATCCTTCAAGTGCAAGTGCAAAGCAGCCACAAGGAAGTGCAAAGCAGCAACAAGTTTCAAGTGCTAAACAAGTTTCAAGCGCTAAGCAACAAGTTTCAAGTGCTAAGCAACAAGCTTCGAGTGCGAATCAGAAACGTCCTTCAATTGCGTCTCAGCAACTTCCTTCAAGTGCAAAGCAGAATACTTCAACTGCAAAGCAGCAACCTAAGGAGAAACGGGTGGCTGACACTGCTGATTCAAGGTCAAACCAGAATCGTATGAAAAGGGCAATGATAGAAGTCGATGGAAATTCCGGGACAGGGCAAGGAAGTGGCTTGAAGAAGACAAAACGAAGCCCAATGTGTAAATCGACATCCattgaagaattcctcaaagaaaaTGGGGAAaatagtgaagaagatgaatgtgaGAATCTTGAGGAAGAAGAAAATATGATGGGTGAAGAGGAAAACACTCAGCAAAATGGAAGTAAACAAACTGAAG GGGCAAGTAAGAAAAGGACACGTGGACCAACTAAATGTTTGAAAATCCATGCTAGAAAGAGTGCGGATCGTGAAGAGGTGGTCTTAGACGATGATGGAGAACCTATTGGACCCAATGATCGAACCGTGACAGATTTGAGTTGTTTCCTTGGCACTGTCGCAAGGAATTCAGACTTATGTCCCTTAGTTTTTACtaacttcaaagctttgaagaaaGCAAACAAGGACCGTATATGGGAATTTGTCACT GATAAATTCATTATCCCTGAAAATGGACGTAGAGCGGTTTTCTCTCGCATTAATGATGCTTAG
- the LOC131659640 gene encoding uncharacterized protein LOC131659640, producing MDKEWTKLPWFSQEYINGVTRFLDFAFTKGSPQGGELLCPCAKCKNIYWKTRDIIRDHLIAKGFLDGYDVWVHHGEKLQRSMEIGDGMEDQDGSHDDIPGLLHDIYGDRAEAHGVDEGPNDEARTFYSLIKEAEQELYPGCKDFSSLSFTIRLYLLKCLHGWSNTSFTALLELLKEAMPDLNIPESFYKTKAMISGLGLDYKKIDACPNDCMLFWKEHEKDNSCTICEASRWKQNAATEGCESEQPKNDCRVPAKVLRHFPLIPRLQRLFMCSKTAESMRWHEEERSKDGKLRHPADGKAWKDFDELHPDFSSESRNVRLGLTSDGFNPFRTMSLSHSTWPVLMMVYNTPPWLSMKPEYTMLSLLIPGPKSPGNDIDVYLQPLIEELKELWESGIETYDSSMNQNFQMRAALLWTISDYPAYAMLSGWSTKGKLACACCKSNTNSLYLKHSHKMCYMDHRTFLPRTHSWRDDVKSFNGEEEHRTAPSIIVGTLLDIMGKTKDHIKARYDLQEMGIREKLHPREIGGGRSEFAKACFSMTPHEKSIFCGVIKAAKLPDGTASNISKCVQVGDKKISGYKSHDAHFMLHYLLQIAVRSTMPKEVATPLIRLGSFFRSLCQTVIQVEDLDYLENEIAEILCQLEMIFPPSFFDIMVHLPIHLVNEVILGGPVQFRWMYPTERYLCKLKNYVRNRAYPEGSIAKGYLAEEAITFCSRYLHSNVDTRFNRKSRNYDVTDSLETDPDDYFTTAGRPLGGAGKPFHLDVKSKDDAHRYILFNCNEVQIYISEHDQSVNSNTNKRKWTKAKTQSKEFSEWFKTRAQNDDVPLQLEKLSRGPNFVAKRYPGYVINGYRFHTRKRDTNRKTQNSGVTLVSLTSSFASSKDGNPRTEPITYYGTIVDIIELYYYGNFNFVLFKCDWFEVEKEKYGLTCVRFNKKIYQNDPFVLPSQVHQCYYVQDPFDPNRHYALQTVPRDFFNIADPSNLQAESGENSDGDGELNWVREDIPATIAETPYEMNEAESAGEDFDYDDTLFDFMD from the exons ATGGACAAAGAGTGGACTAAATTACCGTGGTTTAGTCAAGAGTACATCAACGGTGTTACTCGATTTTTAGACTTTGCCTTCACTAAAGGAAGTCCTCAAGGAGGTGAACTTCTTTGCCCTTGTGCTAAGTGTAAAAATATATATTGGAAAACCAGGGATATTATTAGGGATCACCTAATAGCCAAAGGTTTTCTAGACGGTTATGACGTTTGGGTGCACCATGGGGAGAAACTACAAAGGTCTATGGAAATTGGTGATGGGATGGAAGATCAAGATGGATCACATGATGACATTCCTGGCTTATTGCATGACATATATGGAGATAGGGCAGAAGCACACGGAGTTGATGAAGGTCCCAATGACGAGGCTAGAACGTTTTACAGTTTGATTAAAGAGGCGGAACAAGAACTGTACCCTGGATGCAAAGACTTCTCTTCGTTATCATTCACGATTCGACTCTACTTGTTGAAATGTCTCCACGGCTGGAGCAATACGTCATTCACTGCCCTATTAGAATTATTGAAAGAAGCAATGCCTGATTTGAACATTCCGGAATCATtttacaagacaaaagccatgatAAGTGGTTTAGGCCTTGATTATAAGAAGATAGATGCATGCCCAAATGATTGCATGCTATTTTGGAAGGAGCATGAAAAGGACAATTCTTGCACTATTTGTGAAGCTTCACGGTGGAAACAAAATGCTGCAACTGAAGGATGCGAGTCTGAGCAACCCAAAAATGACTGTAGAGTTCCTGCAAAAGTTTTGAGGCACTTTCCGTTGATTCCTAGACTACAAAGGTTGTTCATGTGTTCAAAGACAGCTGAGTCAATGAGATGGCATGAAGAAGAGCGCTCAAAGGATGGAAAATTGAGGCATCCTGCTGACGGTAAAGCGTGGAAGGACTTTGATGAGCTCCATCCAGATTTTTCTAGTGAGTCCCGCAATGTAAGACTTGGCTTAACGAGTGATGGGTTTAATCCATTTAGGACCATGAGCTTATCTCATAGTACATGGCCTGTCTTGATGATGGTATACAACACACCACCTTGGCTGTCCATGAAACCTGAATATACAATGTTGTCATTGTTGATTCCTGGACCAAAATCTCCAGGCAACGATATCGATGTTTACCTCCAACCACTGATAGAGGAGCTAAAGGAGTTATGGGAATCCGGCATAGAGACATATGATTCTTCAatgaatcaaaattttcaaatgcGTGCAGCTCTTCTGTGGACAATTAGTGACTACCCTGCTTATGCTATGTTGTCGGGATGGAGCACCAAAGGAAAATTGGCGTGTGCTTGTTGTAAATCTAACACCAATTCGTTATACCTCAAACACAGTCATAAGATGTGTTATATGGACCACCGTACCTTTTTACCAAGAACTCATTCTTGGAGAGACGATGTCAAATCATTTAACGGAGAAGAAGAACATAGAACTGCACCATCCAT TATTGTTGGAACTCTTTTGGACATCATGGGGAAGACAAAAGATCATATTAAAGCCCGTTATGATTTGCAAGAAATGGGAATTAGAGAAAAACTTCATCCAAGGGAGATTGGTGGAGGACGTTCAGAGTTTGCAAAAGCGTGTTTCTCAATGACTCCGCACGAGAAGTCAATTTTTTGTGGAGTTATAAAGGCTGCCAAGTTACCAGATGGGACTgcatcaaatatttcaaaatgtgTACAAGTTGGTGACAAAAAAATATCTGGTTACAAGAGCCATGATGCGCATTTCATGTTACACTATTTGTTGCAAATCGCAGTAAGAAGCACAATGCCCAAGGAGGTGGCAACCCCACTAATTCGTCTTGGTTCCTTTTTCCGCTCTCTATGTCAGACAGTTATACAAGTGGAAGATTTAGATTACCTAGAAAATGAGATTGCAGAGATACTTTGTCAGTTGGAGATGATATTTCCTCCAAGTttctttgacataatggttcacttGCCTATTCACCTTGTAAATGAAGTTATATTGGGTGGTCCTGTTCAATTTCGATGGATGTATCCCACCGAAAGATACTTGTGTAAACTTAAGAACTATGTCCGCAATAGAGCTTATCCTGAAGGTTCTATTGCCAAGGGGTATCTGGCTGAAGAAGCTATAACATTTTGCTCAAGGTATTTGCATAGCAATGTAGATACAAGGTTTAATAGGAAGAGTCGGAATTATGATGTTACCGATTCACTTGAAACAGATCCAGATGATTACTTTACAACTGCCGGTCGTCCTTTAGGGGGGGCAGGCAAACCCTTTCATCTTGATGTGAAATCAAAGGATGATGCCCATCGATACATCTTATTCAATTGCAATGAAGTTCAAATTTACATCAG TGAGCATGATCAAAGTGTTAATTCAAACACTAACAAAAGGAAGTGGACCAAGGCCAAAActcaaagtaaagaatttagtgAATGGTTTAAAACTCGTGCCCAGAATGATGATGTGCCATTACAACTTGAAAAACTTTCTAGAGGTCCTAATTTTGTTGCAAAGAGGTATCCAGGTTATGTCATTAATGGATATAGGTTCCATACTAGGAAACGAGATACAAATCGCAAAACTCAAAATTCTGGCGTAACTTTAGTTTCACTAACTTCAAGTTTCGCTAGCTCCAAGGATGGAAATCCTAGGACAGAACCCATCACATATTATGGAACCATTGTTGATATAATTGAGTTATACTACTATGGAAATTTCAACTTTGTATTGTTTAAGTGCGATTGGTTTGAGGTTGAAAAAGAGAAATACGGACTTACTTGTGTGCGTTTCAATAAGAAAATTTATCAGAATGATCCATTTGTGCTACCTTCTCAAGTTCATCAATGTTACTATGTCCAAGACCCTTTTGATCCAAACCGGCATTATGCTCTGCAAACAGTTCCACGAGATTTCTTTAACATTGCTGACCCGTCAAACTTACAAGCTGAAAGTGGAGAAAATAGTGATGGTGATGGTGAATTAAATTGGGTTAGGGAAGACATACCTGCAACAATAGCTGAAACACCTTATGAAATGAATGAAGCTGAAAGTGCTGGAGAGGATTTTGATTATGATGATACCCTATTTGATTTCATGGACTAA